CTGGCCCCCCGCACACCGTCCCGGTCGAAGGCCTCCAGCGTCCCCGTGAGGCGGGTGTCATAGAGAAACAGCGGCCAGCGGTGCTCCAGGTGCCAATCCAGCGCACCGGAACCGGGACCATATCCCAATCCCATCTCCGTGTCCGAGTAGGGGGTATCGAAGCCGGGGCCATACCAGCGGTTGAGCCGCACCATCGGGGTCAGCTGATCGGTGTAGTTATACCATACTGCGGGCCAATAGGCGAGGGTGTAGCGATCCCTGGGGAGGTAATAGGCCACCAGCGGCATAAAACCAACGCTGGTAGGTAGCATACCGCTGCGGTTGTTGCGCGGGTCGATATCCATGAGTTTATCGTCGGGGTCCAGTACGATCCGGCGCACTTTTTCCGGCGCCTGCAGCGTGACGGTACCGGTGGTCTGGTGGCGGAAGTCATCCCAGGTGGTGCGCACCCGTTGCCCGGTGGCCGTGATGGCCTCCACCACCACCGGGGCCTCCCAGGGACCTTTACGAAGCAGATTGACGGTCACTTCGTAGCCCTCGTCGGTAGGGTGCTGCTTCCAGCCCTTAAGTGCATAGTCCAGGTAGCCGGCAGTGTGGAGCCACTGGTCGAAGAACCAGTCCAGTTCCTGGCCGCTGGCCTGCTCCATGGCCCGGCGGAAACGGTACTCATTGACGTGTTTCAGCGCCCATTGACGGTAATAGCTCTGCATAGCACGGTCAAACGTCTCTTCTCCCAGGATATATTGGAGCTGTTCCAGCATGAGTGATGCCTTGGTATAAGCGTTGCGGCCGTAGGCGAAGCTGCTTCCGGAGCGGTAGGCGGCGGTGGCGATGGGTTCATTATAGCCGCTTGTCTGGAGACTGGCTCCCAGCCATTGAACCTGTGCCAGGCTGGGGGTGCGTTTCCGGTGCCGTTGAAACCATGTGTCGGGCAGGGCGGTCTGATCGACGCCCAGGTGACCGTAGCGGCTGGTCATATACCAGCTGGTCTGGAAGGTGGTGAAACCCTCATCCAGCCAGGCCTCTTCCATTTCGTTGTTGCCTAGCATGCCGTAGAACCAGATGTGGCCGATTTCATGGACGATAAGGCTTTCGGATTCGGAACCGTTCATTACCAGCATGGGGTACTCCATGCCGCCGCCCATCAGGGCATGGGTGGTTGTCACCTGGGGATAGGGATAGGGCCCGAACCTGGTCGACAGCCATTCCAGGGTCCGCTCGCTCCGTTGCACCACCTTTTTAGTCCAATCCTGACCTACCCGCAGGTTATAAAGGACGTTCACCTGGGTGCCGTTCCAGCTCCCGCTCTCATAAACGAAGTCAGCGGAGGCGATCCAGGCGAAGTCGTGGACCTTTTCCGCGTGGAAGGTAATGGTACGGCGTTCATCTTCTTTCCCAGCCAGTCGGCTTTCCCGTTCTTCCCGGTAGGTTTCGGACCACTTGTTGAATGGCACGGAGGTATCCACCCGGGCCGCTTCCCAGCCGGGATCGCCGCTGGTGACGACGCCGGTAGCCCCCAACACATAGCTGTAGGGCACGTCAATAGTGACATCAAAAGTGGAAAATTCGCCGTAGAACTCGCCCATCAGGTGGAAGGGTTCGTTGTTCCAGCCGTGCTCGTCGTAGACTACCACCTTGGGGTACCACTGGGCCATATCGTATTGTTCTCCGCGATAGCCGGCCCGGCCGGTGTGCCGGCGCACGGTGTGGACCCACTCGAGGTCCAGGGTCAGCCGGGCTCCGGGCGCGAGGGGCTCGGGCAGCGCCACCTCCAGAATCGTATCGTCCACCTTGAAGCTGGAAGTGGCGGCACCCGATGGCAGGGTGAGGGTGAGCGATGATATGTCGATGCCGCTGGGGTTGTCTTCGGATATGTAGGCTCTTGGGGTTGCCCTCGGATACGCGGGCCGTCTATAAATCTGTTGTGCTTCCCGGTATCTCACCGACCCCGGCTTGAAAGCATTGGGATAGAGCATCAGGAAAAAGTGCCGGAGTGAGTCGGGTGAATGGTTGGTATAGACGATGTGGGACGTCCCGGTGAGCTGGTGATTCTCCGTGTCCAGGCGAACCTGCATGGTGTAGTGGACATCCTGTTGCCAGTAGGACTCCGTGGCCCAGACAAAACCACTTATGAAGGCGAAGCTGAAGAGGAAGGTGCGGACCGATTTCATGCTGCCTCCCATAGTTGTAGCATAATATTTATATAAGTTACGGATGTCATTTAGGGGGGCAAACGATATTGGCCGCCCTGATCATCAGGAAAGCCGGTGAGTTGGAGGCCAGGGATGGGCAGCGGTTCCTGATCCTCAGCCTGATGGAAATGTGTCTGTTGAGTGCGGTAAGGGATCTAGAGCAGCGGTTCGATACTCTTCAGGAAGAACTTCTCGTTGCGGGCACCGACATGCACCTCCTGAATATGCCCCTGGCGGTCAATCACGTAGGTGGTCGGCAGGTATCCCTGCCAGCGGTAGGCTTTTCCCACCTCTGACAGCTCGGACTGAGTTCCGTGTAGGATGGGATAGGTAACCTTGTAGTTGGTGACGAAGGTTTTGATCTGTGCATTGGAAAGATTGTCCCAGGAGACCCCCAGGACCACTACACCCTTATCCTTATAGGCGGAGTAGATCCGGCTCAGGTCGGGTATTTCCCAGCGGCAGGGACCGCACCAGGTAGCCCAGAAATTCAACAGCACAATCTTGCCCCGCAGCTGGCTCAGGGTAACCTTCTCGCCGTTGAGGTTGCGGAGGGTGAAATCCGGAGCCAGGATGGTTTCCGTAGGCTGCTGCTGAACCTGGGGTGTTGAACGACCTATACTGCCGCTTAGTACGAGCAAGCCGATAACAGCGACAACAAATCCAACTGTCCACTTTCGAACCATAATCATCAAGACCTTAGTGTTACTGATGTTCAGTTATTCCTGGTTTATCAATCTGAGTGCCGCGAAGGTAACCATGGTGGATTTCAGGAAGCAACCCTGACAATAGTTCCCGCATTGCGTTATTATTTTGTTGAAGTGTCATATAATTGGCATTTTCATCGGTCAGAGACAGGTTCCCCTGATGATAGGACCAGTCCTTTACGCAGTCCCCGGTCCAGGAAGGCGACGAACTCCTGCTCATCCCTGGTCATGCCCGGAAAGCGGGTAATTTCGCTGCCGTCGGGGGCCAGGATAACGTAAAAGGGCAGGGCGGCGGTACCGAACCGCTCGATCACAAACTGCTGCTTTTCCCGGAAGTTCTGGCCGCCGTCCGTATAGAGGCGCAGAAGCACGAACTTTCTGAACCGTTCAACGACGGCCGGTTTGGTAAAGATATTGGCTTCCATCCAGCGGCAATTGGTGCAGGTGTAGCCGGTTACATCCAGGAAGATGGGCTGGCCGGTCAGCCGGGCCTGGGCCAGGGCATCTTCATATTCGCTGTACCAGTGGAGCCTCCCGATTTCGTTGCTGAGCACCACTCCTTCCTGCGCCGCCTCGACGCGTGGTGGGAGGTAGGCCTCCACCAGCCCCGGGATTTTCTGCCCGATCAGGCCGGCGGCCAGCAGAAGACCGAAGATGAGGAAGGCCCCGCTGATAATCAGCCGGGAGACGGAGACCTTTTCCACCGGGGAATCGTGAGGGAGCTGAATCTTACCCAGCAGGTACAGGCCGATCAGCAGGAGGATCACGGTCCACGAGGCCAGGACCATCTGGTGGTTGAAGAAGCCCCAGCCCC
The window above is part of the Candidatus Neomarinimicrobiota bacterium genome. Proteins encoded here:
- a CDS encoding M1 family metallopeptidase encodes the protein MKSVRTFLFSFAFISGFVWATESYWQQDVHYTMQVRLDTENHQLTGTSHIVYTNHSPDSLRHFFLMLYPNAFKPGSVRYREAQQIYRRPAYPRATPRAYISEDNPSGIDISSLTLTLPSGAATSSFKVDDTILEVALPEPLAPGARLTLDLEWVHTVRRHTGRAGYRGEQYDMAQWYPKVVVYDEHGWNNEPFHLMGEFYGEFSTFDVTIDVPYSYVLGATGVVTSGDPGWEAARVDTSVPFNKWSETYREERESRLAGKEDERRTITFHAEKVHDFAWIASADFVYESGSWNGTQVNVLYNLRVGQDWTKKVVQRSERTLEWLSTRFGPYPYPQVTTTHALMGGGMEYPMLVMNGSESESLIVHEIGHIWFYGMLGNNEMEEAWLDEGFTTFQTSWYMTSRYGHLGVDQTALPDTWFQRHRKRTPSLAQVQWLGASLQTSGYNEPIATAAYRSGSSFAYGRNAYTKASLMLEQLQYILGEETFDRAMQSYYRQWALKHVNEYRFRRAMEQASGQELDWFFDQWLHTAGYLDYALKGWKQHPTDEGYEVTVNLLRKGPWEAPVVVEAITATGQRVRTTWDDFRHQTTGTVTLQAPEKVRRIVLDPDDKLMDIDPRNNRSGMLPTSVGFMPLVAYYLPRDRYTLAYWPAVWYNYTDQLTPMVRLNRWYGPGFDTPYSDTEMGLGYGPGSGALDWHLEHRWPLFLYDTRLTGTLEAFDRDGVRGA
- a CDS encoding peroxiredoxin family protein, which codes for MVRKWTVGFVVAVIGLLVLSGSIGRSTPQVQQQPTETILAPDFTLRNLNGEKVTLSQLRGKIVLLNFWATWCGPCRWEIPDLSRIYSAYKDKGVVVLGVSWDNLSNAQIKTFVTNYKVTYPILHGTQSELSEVGKAYRWQGYLPTTYVIDRQGHIQEVHVGARNEKFFLKSIEPLL